One stretch of Campylobacter sp. CCS1377 DNA includes these proteins:
- a CDS encoding DUF6602 domain-containing protein: MKFNVSDFLKYVGEELVLKFNSASNHSHPHAIGRARECGVIEKLEALLPSGVGVGSGFVIDLYGGVSKQSDIVIYEKNFASRFIPNNVEDYAYYSCENVLAVGEVKSNANSNDIKDSIEKLKLVKQIQREKPKEKGVYRNFFSSVCSQDIDSQSFDPVTKDIDHIFTFFNSQNSSIDRNNS, translated from the coding sequence ATGAAATTTAATGTTTCTGATTTTTTAAAATATGTAGGAGAAGAATTAGTCTTAAAATTTAATAGTGCTTCAAATCATAGTCATCCTCATGCAATAGGAAGGGCAAGAGAATGTGGTGTTATAGAAAAACTAGAAGCATTATTACCTTCAGGTGTTGGCGTTGGTAGTGGTTTTGTTATAGATCTTTATGGTGGAGTATCAAAACAAAGTGATATTGTTATTTATGAGAAGAATTTTGCAAGTAGATTTATACCAAATAATGTTGAAGATTATGCGTATTATTCTTGTGAAAATGTATTAGCAGTTGGTGAAGTTAAATCAAATGCCAACTCTAATGATATCAAAGATTCTATAGAAAAATTAAAACTTGTGAAGCAAATACAAAGAGAAAAACCAAAAGAAAAAGGTGTATATAGAAATTTTTTCTCATCGGTTTGTTCTCAGGATATTGATAGTCAAAGTTTTGATCCTGTTACTAAAGATATAGATCATATTTTTACTTTTTTTAATAGCCAAAACTCTTCCATCGATAGAAATAATTCATAA
- a CDS encoding class I SAM-dependent methyltransferase, translating into MNLWDKKAKNYARYNELLNDIQKQSFKEISNLNIDFKDKNIIDIGCGTGVWTLHLAKSAKEIIALDNANAMLEILKEDAKNLALKNIKYENLSFTQWADKNKDTKFDIAFLSMSPALQNEKDYKFFKDLAKVKIYLGWADYRKSDFLDPIFKHFNTEFKGFYKQDLENFLLENDVKFHKFVFDETRIVERKKDEAIENALWHLDMNGIKASKQDLEAFVKDDIKEIIKSKIKLIIC; encoded by the coding sequence ATGAATTTATGGGATAAAAAAGCCAAAAACTATGCAAGATATAATGAATTATTAAACGATATACAAAAGCAAAGTTTTAAAGAAATATCAAATTTAAATATTGATTTTAAAGATAAAAATATTATTGATATTGGTTGTGGCACTGGGGTTTGGACCTTGCATTTAGCTAAAAGTGCTAAAGAAATCATTGCGCTTGATAATGCAAATGCTATGCTAGAAATTTTAAAAGAAGATGCTAAAAATTTAGCCCTAAAAAACATAAAATACGAAAATTTAAGTTTTACGCAGTGGGCGGATAAAAACAAAGATACTAAATTTGATATAGCTTTTTTAAGTATGTCTCCTGCCTTGCAAAATGAAAAAGATTATAAATTTTTTAAAGATTTGGCAAAAGTAAAAATTTATCTTGGTTGGGCTGATTATAGAAAAAGTGATTTTTTAGATCCTATTTTTAAACATTTTAATACCGAATTTAAAGGCTTTTATAAGCAGGATTTAGAAAACTTTTTACTAGAAAATGATGTGAAATTTCATAAATTTGTTTTTGATGAAACACGCATAGTAGAAAGAAAAAAAGATGAAGCCATAGAAAATGCTTTGTGGCATTTGGATATGAATGGTATTAAAGCGAGCAAGCAAGACTTAGAAGCTTTTGTGAAAGACGATATTAAAGAAATAATAAAATCTAAGATAAAATTAATTATTTGCTGA
- a CDS encoding transcriptional repressor, producing MDVRALLKQQDITVTELRLQMLEILSCANEPLSFDHFKLDANKTTFYRNMELFEKSGIVIKTELNRKSFYELAKCAKAHFICDVCHKMSDVKMPKIKGKIKSVLIKGICENCED from the coding sequence ATGGATGTTAGAGCTTTGCTTAAACAACAAGATATTACTGTTACGGAATTGCGTTTGCAGATGCTAGAAATTTTATCTTGTGCTAATGAGCCTTTAAGTTTTGATCATTTTAAACTCGATGCTAATAAAACGACTTTTTATCGCAATATGGAGCTTTTTGAAAAAAGCGGCATTGTCATTAAAACAGAGCTTAATCGTAAGAGTTTTTATGAGCTTGCCAAGTGTGCCAAAGCACATTTTATTTGTGATGTTTGCCATAAGATGAGTGATGTTAAGATGCCAAAAATTAAAGGAAAAATCAAAAGTGTATTGATAAAAGGAATTTGCGAAAATTGTGAGGATTAA
- a CDS encoding zinc ABC transporter substrate-binding protein, giving the protein MKKFILLCFFTTYIFAKPIISVSILPLEYFVQKIAGTSVEIHTLLPDNADEHTFEPKPQSLLTLEKSKIYFTIGLEFERPMLNKFQSLFKQTKIINLNDNIPLIEKKHSHAHEGHELHSKDPHTWLDPILVKSQAKTIAKALIEQFPQNKKMYEENLTLFEKELDSINETIKTKLQDIKHNNFIVYHPSWSYFAKRYNLTQIPVEVDGKEPKPKALMNLIQIAKEKNIKVIFVQAGFAQNASALLAKELNANVVQINHLSKDWQNELLKSVNALENSLK; this is encoded by the coding sequence ATGAAAAAATTTATACTTCTATGTTTTTTTACCACTTATATTTTTGCCAAACCCATTATCAGTGTTTCCATACTGCCATTAGAATATTTTGTACAAAAAATCGCAGGAACAAGCGTAGAAATTCACACCTTACTTCCTGATAATGCCGATGAACACACCTTTGAACCAAAACCACAAAGCTTATTAACCCTTGAAAAAAGTAAAATTTACTTTACCATAGGCTTAGAATTTGAAAGACCTATGCTTAATAAATTTCAAAGTTTATTCAAACAAACTAAAATCATTAACCTAAATGATAATATCCCTCTTATAGAAAAAAAGCACTCTCATGCTCATGAAGGGCATGAGCTTCACTCTAAAGATCCTCACACTTGGCTTGATCCCATTTTAGTAAAATCTCAAGCCAAAACGATAGCAAAAGCTTTAATAGAGCAATTTCCACAAAATAAAAAAATGTATGAAGAAAATTTGACTCTTTTTGAAAAAGAGCTTGATTCAATTAATGAGACAATTAAGACAAAACTTCAGGACATCAAGCACAATAATTTCATCGTTTATCATCCTAGCTGGTCGTATTTTGCTAAACGCTATAATTTAACGCAAATTCCTGTTGAAGTAGATGGAAAAGAACCTAAACCCAAAGCTTTGATGAATTTAATTCAAATCGCAAAAGAAAAGAATATCAAAGTCATCTTTGTCCAAGCAGGATTTGCACAAAATGCCTCTGCTTTATTAGCCAAAGAATTAAATGCCAATGTAGTGCAAATCAATCACCTTTCAAAAGATTGGCAAAATGAGCTTTTAAAAAGTGTTAATGCGCTTGAAAATAGTTTAAAATAG
- a CDS encoding ABC transporter ATP-binding protein — MEFFKITNLSYSYDKTPVLKNINLSYDNKDFLAIIGPNGGGKSTLIKLILGILKSKNGIDNTLYSSQIGYVPQNTLANENFPARVLEVVMMGRVNKKIFGFYTKEDKKIAMQSLQKVQMQDFWNKKINELSGGQRQRVFIARALVGECKLLILDEPTASVDSKSAVGIFELLKSLHKQGVGIICICHDINIILAYANKIAYLNQELTLHNHIQDKAKSEFLTHLYEHHQHFCDVELSLNSCLCENNFTQHDQFHFKNFKIKKAENV; from the coding sequence TTGGAATTTTTTAAAATCACAAATCTAAGCTATAGCTACGATAAAACTCCCGTTTTAAAAAATATCAATCTTAGCTATGATAATAAAGATTTTCTAGCTATCATTGGACCTAATGGGGGTGGAAAATCTACACTGATAAAGCTTATACTTGGTATTTTAAAAAGCAAAAATGGTATTGATAACACTTTATATTCTTCGCAAATTGGCTATGTTCCACAAAATACTCTAGCAAATGAAAATTTTCCAGCAAGGGTTTTAGAAGTCGTTATGATGGGACGTGTAAATAAAAAAATTTTCGGTTTTTATACTAAAGAAGATAAAAAAATCGCTATGCAAAGCTTACAAAAGGTTCAAATGCAAGATTTTTGGAATAAAAAAATTAATGAATTAAGCGGGGGACAAAGGCAAAGAGTTTTTATAGCAAGAGCCTTGGTTGGCGAATGCAAACTCTTAATCCTTGATGAACCCACAGCGAGCGTAGATAGCAAAAGTGCGGTGGGGATTTTCGAGCTTTTAAAAAGTTTGCACAAACAAGGTGTTGGTATCATTTGTATTTGTCATGATATCAATATTATTTTAGCTTATGCAAATAAAATCGCTTATTTAAATCAAGAACTTACTTTACACAATCATATTCAAGATAAAGCAAAATCGGAATTTTTAACCCATCTTTATGAGCATCATCAGCATTTTTGCGATGTTGAATTAAGTTTAAATTCTTGTCTTTGTGAAAATAATTTTACTCAGCACGATCAATTTCATTTTAAAAATTTCAAAATAAAAAAGGCAGAAAATGTTTGA
- a CDS encoding metal ABC transporter permease yields MFEILQHNFFQNAIIAAILVSIACGIIGSFVMINRLFSMAGGITHGAFGGIGIALYFGLSVLLSTGIFTLILAFLVAFLTRHYQNRSDSIIAVIWAFGMAFGLILIDLSPGYNTDLMAYLFGNILTVSNEDLYLMAFVDMIFILIILAFFRQFEVLSFDIEFAKLRGVNTTLFYYILIAMIAFCIVISIRVVGLILVIALLSIPCFIAEHFTKRLGSLIILSVFLSMIFCVLGLIFSVSFNLSSGPSIIGIACCGFFLCLCMKFFKNLFSNA; encoded by the coding sequence ATGTTTGAAATTTTACAGCATAATTTCTTTCAAAATGCTATCATTGCTGCCATTTTAGTTAGTATAGCTTGTGGGATCATAGGTTCTTTTGTTATGATAAATCGCTTGTTTTCAATGGCTGGAGGCATCACGCATGGGGCTTTTGGAGGTATTGGAATAGCACTTTATTTTGGCTTGAGTGTTTTACTAAGCACAGGGATTTTTACTTTAATTTTAGCCTTTTTGGTTGCTTTTCTTACAAGACATTATCAAAACAGAAGCGATAGTATTATCGCTGTTATATGGGCTTTTGGAATGGCATTTGGTCTTATTTTGATTGACTTAAGTCCTGGTTATAATACTGATTTAATGGCATATTTATTTGGAAATATTCTCACAGTTTCCAATGAAGATCTTTATTTAATGGCTTTTGTGGATATGATTTTTATCTTAATCATTTTAGCTTTTTTCAGGCAATTTGAAGTTTTAAGCTTTGATATCGAATTTGCCAAACTTCGTGGGGTAAATACCACTTTGTTTTATTATATTTTAATTGCCATGATAGCTTTTTGTATAGTCATTAGCATACGCGTTGTAGGACTCATACTTGTTATTGCTTTGCTTAGTATACCTTGCTTTATCGCTGAGCATTTTACGAAAAGACTTGGAAGTTTGATTATTTTAAGTGTTTTTTTAAGTATGATCTTTTGCGTTTTAGGTTTAATTTTTAGCGTGAGTTTTAATCTTTCTAGCGGACCAAGTATCATTGGCATTGCTTGTTGTGGATTTTTCCTTTGTCTTTGTATGAAATTTTTTAAGAATTTATTCTCTAATGCGTAA
- a CDS encoding DNA ligase produces the protein MRIVFLFCILVKFLFADILLLNVYKEEDFKNKDFTKYLMSEKLDGIRGIWDGKVLKTRQNYVIKVPEFFMKDFPDFALDGELWIKRSDFDSISALVRKDDIKNSLWHSVTYNVFDVPNACEDFKIKNCTLQNRLKILEDYLEKNSNSHIKIITQIPIKNKEHLEEYYNKVLLQGGEGLVIRLNDAPYEKFRTANALKMKPYEDAECQIIAYTKGKGKYENAVGAIVCEANLKQGKTVFKIGSGLKDDFRFNPPPIGTIITYKFSSYTKKGLPRFPVFLRIRE, from the coding sequence ATGAGAATTGTTTTTTTATTTTGTATTCTTGTAAAATTTTTATTTGCAGATATTTTACTTTTAAATGTTTATAAGGAAGAAGATTTTAAAAACAAAGATTTTACAAAATACCTAATGAGTGAAAAACTCGATGGGATTCGTGGAATTTGGGATGGCAAAGTTTTAAAAACAAGGCAAAATTATGTGATTAAAGTGCCTGAATTTTTTATGAAAGATTTTCCTGATTTCGCACTTGATGGGGAATTGTGGATTAAAAGATCTGATTTTGATAGTATTTCAGCTTTAGTGCGTAAAGATGATATAAAAAATTCACTTTGGCATAGCGTGACTTATAATGTTTTTGATGTACCTAATGCTTGCGAGGATTTTAAAATTAAAAATTGCACCTTGCAAAATCGTTTAAAAATTTTAGAAGATTATTTAGAAAAAAATTCAAATTCCCATATTAAAATCATCACTCAAATTCCTATAAAAAATAAAGAACATTTGGAGGAGTATTATAATAAAGTACTTTTACAAGGTGGTGAGGGTTTGGTGATTAGATTAAATGATGCGCCTTATGAAAAATTTAGAACAGCTAATGCTTTAAAAATGAAACCCTATGAAGATGCAGAGTGTCAAATTATCGCTTATACTAAAGGAAAAGGAAAGTATGAAAATGCTGTTGGTGCTATAGTTTGCGAAGCGAATTTAAAGCAAGGAAAAACAGTGTTTAAAATAGGCAGCGGCTTAAAGGATGATTTTCGTTTTAATCCGCCACCCATCGGAACAATCATCACTTATAAATTTAGTTCTTATACCAAAAAGGGTTTGCCAAGGTTTCCTGTATTTTTACGCATTAGAGAATAA
- a CDS encoding AMIN domain-containing protein, whose translation MRNINKLVFLLSICFIVLQARDNPFMLEDNNTSMVSLPSFQKEDVKFNSDARILKNITITYIALDGTEEKISLDINKSIDWHNTYTFTKTKTLTPTPVLDVSVTIPEQSKVKANLEKNSSVNIEVPSDTKEIYDFIAFSSYKNKIKFNTKDDMITHFSIGNPSKIVLDFKRDNILLPTKTFKLNNTSFIHKITFGSHKDYYRIVLYLDGKYKYEIQKDAIGYTLNFL comes from the coding sequence ATGAGAAACATAAATAAACTAGTATTTTTGTTAAGTATTTGCTTTATTGTATTGCAGGCAAGAGATAATCCATTTATGCTTGAGGATAATAATACATCTATGGTTTCTTTACCAAGTTTTCAAAAGGAAGATGTAAAATTTAACTCAGATGCAAGAATCTTAAAAAATATTACAATTACTTATATTGCTTTAGATGGGACAGAAGAGAAAATAAGTCTAGATATTAATAAAAGTATAGATTGGCATAATACTTATACTTTTACTAAAACTAAAACCTTGACACCTACTCCGGTTCTTGATGTTTCAGTAACCATACCAGAACAATCTAAAGTTAAGGCTAATTTAGAGAAAAATTCTTCAGTTAATATAGAAGTGCCAAGTGACACTAAAGAAATTTATGATTTTATTGCTTTTAGTTCTTATAAAAATAAAATTAAATTCAACACCAAAGATGATATGATTACTCATTTTTCTATAGGTAATCCAAGTAAAATTGTGCTTGATTTTAAAAGAGATAATATTTTGCTTCCGACAAAAACTTTTAAATTAAATAATACAAGTTTCATTCATAAAATTACTTTTGGATCTCATAAAGATTATTATCGTATAGTGCTTTATTTGGATGGAAAATATAAATATGAAATTCAAAAAGATGCGATAGGTTATACGCTAAATTTCTTATAA
- the eno gene encoding phosphopyruvate hydratase → MLVIEDVRAYEVLDSRGNPTVKAEVTLSDGSMGAAIVPSGASTGSKEALELRDNDERFGGKGVLKAVSNVNETIADEILGLDAFNQTQLDDTLRELDGTNNYSNLGANATLGVSMATARAAANALGMPLYRYLGGANASILPVPMCNIINGGAHASNNIDFQEFMIMPFGFTSFKEALRSVCEIYAILKKELANGGHSTALGDEGGFAPNLANNTEPIDLLMTCIKKAGYENRVKIALDVASTEFFKDGKYHLENKTFSSEDLIARYEELCAKYPICSIEDGLAENDFEGWIKLTEKLGKKIQLVGDDLFVTNEDILREGIIKKMANAVLIKPNQIGTITQTMRTVRLAQRHNYKCVMSHRSGESEDAFIADFAVALNTGQIKTGALARGERTAKYNRLLEIELENDEYLGEKL, encoded by the coding sequence ATGTTAGTGATTGAAGATGTAAGAGCTTATGAGGTGCTTGATAGCAGAGGAAATCCAACCGTAAAAGCAGAAGTTACACTAAGTGATGGAAGTATGGGTGCAGCGATCGTGCCAAGCGGTGCGAGTACAGGATCTAAAGAAGCTTTAGAGCTTCGTGATAATGATGAAAGATTTGGCGGAAAAGGTGTTTTAAAAGCTGTTTCTAATGTAAATGAGACCATAGCTGATGAAATTTTAGGACTTGATGCTTTTAATCAAACCCAGCTTGATGATACTTTACGTGAACTTGATGGGACAAATAATTACTCAAATTTAGGCGCTAATGCAACTTTAGGTGTATCTATGGCAACAGCAAGAGCAGCAGCAAATGCTTTAGGAATGCCTTTATATCGCTATTTAGGTGGTGCCAATGCAAGTATTTTACCTGTGCCAATGTGTAATATCATCAATGGCGGTGCACACGCAAGTAATAATATAGACTTTCAAGAATTTATGATCATGCCTTTTGGTTTTACTAGTTTTAAAGAGGCTTTGCGTTCGGTTTGTGAAATTTATGCTATTTTGAAGAAAGAATTGGCTAATGGTGGGCATTCTACTGCTTTGGGTGATGAAGGTGGGTTTGCTCCAAATTTGGCAAATAATACAGAGCCGATTGATCTTTTGATGACTTGTATTAAAAAAGCAGGTTATGAAAATCGTGTCAAAATTGCACTTGATGTAGCAAGTACTGAATTTTTTAAAGATGGAAAATATCATCTAGAGAATAAAACTTTTTCCAGTGAAGATTTAATTGCTCGTTATGAAGAACTTTGTGCTAAATATCCAATTTGTAGCATTGAAGATGGTTTGGCTGAAAATGATTTTGAAGGTTGGATCAAACTTACGGAAAAATTAGGTAAAAAAATTCAGCTTGTGGGCGATGATTTGTTTGTAACTAATGAGGATATTTTAAGAGAAGGTATCATTAAAAAAATGGCGAATGCAGTGCTTATTAAGCCAAATCAAATAGGAACCATTACGCAAACAATGAGAACTGTTCGCTTAGCACAAAGACACAATTATAAATGTGTGATGAGTCATAGAAGTGGCGAAAGCGAAGATGCTTTTATAGCAGATTTTGCAGTGGCTTTAAATACAGGACAAATTAAAACAGGAGCTTTAGCAAGAGGCGAAAGAACAGCTAAATATAATCGCTTATTGGAAATTGAACTTGAAAATGATGAGTATTTGGGAGAAAAACTCTGA
- the recA gene encoding recombinase RecA encodes MDDNKKKSLDAALKSLDKAFGKGTILRLGDKEVEQIDSIATGSVGLDLALGIGGIPKGRIIEIYGPESSGKTTLTLHIIAECQKAGGVCAFIDAEHALDVKYAKNLGVDTDNLYISQPDFGEQALEIVETIARSGAIDLIVVDSVAALTPKAEIEGDMGDQHVGLQARLMSQALRKLTGIVHKMNTTVIFINQIRMKIGAMGYGTPETTTGGNALKFYASVRLDVRKVATLKQNEEPIGNRVKVKVVKNKVAPPFRQAEFDVMFGEGLSREGELIDYGVKLDIVDKSGAWFSYKDKKLGQGRENSKAFLKENPQIADEITKAIQNSMGIEGMISGGEDDEEGEQD; translated from the coding sequence ATGGATGATAATAAAAAGAAGTCTTTAGATGCAGCATTAAAGTCGCTCGATAAAGCTTTTGGTAAAGGTACGATTTTAAGGCTTGGAGATAAGGAAGTAGAGCAGATTGATAGTATAGCCACAGGCTCAGTTGGACTTGATCTCGCACTTGGAATTGGTGGAATTCCAAAGGGAAGAATTATTGAAATTTATGGTCCTGAAAGTTCAGGTAAAACGACTTTAACCTTGCATATTATCGCAGAGTGTCAAAAAGCAGGTGGTGTTTGCGCGTTTATTGACGCAGAGCACGCACTAGATGTGAAATATGCTAAAAATTTAGGGGTGGATACAGATAATCTTTATATCTCTCAACCTGATTTTGGCGAGCAAGCTTTAGAAATTGTCGAAACCATAGCAAGAAGTGGTGCGATAGATTTGATCGTAGTTGATAGTGTGGCGGCTCTTACCCCAAAAGCTGAAATTGAAGGTGATATGGGTGATCAACATGTAGGACTTCAAGCAAGATTAATGTCTCAGGCTTTAAGAAAACTAACAGGAATTGTCCATAAAATGAATACAACTGTGATTTTCATCAATCAAATTCGTATGAAAATTGGTGCTATGGGTTATGGCACTCCAGAAACTACTACAGGTGGAAATGCACTTAAATTCTACGCTTCGGTGCGTTTAGATGTGAGAAAAGTAGCAACTTTAAAGCAAAATGAAGAGCCTATTGGGAATCGTGTTAAAGTGAAGGTGGTGAAAAACAAGGTAGCACCTCCATTTAGACAGGCTGAATTTGATGTGATGTTCGGTGAGGGACTTAGTCGCGAGGGTGAGCTCATTGATTATGGTGTAAAACTTGATATTGTAGATAAAAGTGGCGCTTGGTTTTCTTATAAAGACAAAAAATTGGGTCAAGGTAGAGAAAATTCAAAAGCTTTCTTGAAAGAAAATCCGCAAATTGCAGATGAAATTACTAAGGCCATCCAAAATTCTATGGGTATAGAAGGTATGATTAGCGGTGGCGAAGATGATGAAGAAGGAGAGCAAGATTAA
- a CDS encoding menaquinone biosynthesis family protein yields the protein MKKTITIAHSPDADDIFMYMAIQFGWIGNDFTYKNTALDIQTLNDLALKNEFDVTAISFALYPLITSEYALLRTAVSFGEGYGPKLIKKKDTHLKRNFKVALSGANTTNALIFRMKYPEAKIVYKNFLEIENAVLSGEVDAGVLIHESILEFDNTLCVEAELWDIWLEFAKESLPLPLGGMALRRSLPISDAIKIERDLTNAVKIADSNRHILAPMLMERNLIRVNEEKLETYLNLYANKNSICMNETQLKAVDMLFKLGYDYKFYDKIIHAKDYLIPSEYEKFRNS from the coding sequence ATGAAAAAAACAATCACAATCGCGCATTCTCCAGACGCTGATGATATTTTTATGTATATGGCTATCCAATTTGGCTGGATAGGAAATGATTTTACTTACAAAAACACAGCTTTAGATATACAAACCTTAAATGATCTGGCTTTGAAAAATGAATTTGATGTTACAGCGATTTCATTTGCGCTTTATCCTTTAATCACTTCTGAATACGCTCTTTTGCGTACTGCGGTAAGCTTTGGAGAAGGCTATGGACCAAAACTCATAAAGAAAAAGGACACTCATTTAAAAAGAAATTTCAAAGTTGCTTTAAGTGGTGCAAATACTACAAATGCTTTAATTTTTCGTATGAAATATCCTGAAGCTAAAATAGTCTATAAAAATTTCTTAGAGATTGAAAATGCAGTTTTAAGCGGCGAAGTTGATGCGGGGGTTTTAATCCATGAAAGCATTTTAGAATTTGATAACACGCTTTGCGTGGAAGCTGAACTTTGGGATATTTGGTTGGAATTTGCAAAAGAGAGCTTACCTTTGCCTTTAGGCGGAATGGCCTTGCGTCGCTCTTTGCCAATAAGTGATGCAATAAAAATAGAACGAGATCTTACAAATGCCGTAAAAATAGCAGATTCTAATCGCCACATTCTAGCCCCAATGCTTATGGAAAGGAATTTAATCCGCGTTAATGAAGAAAAATTAGAGACTTATTTAAATTTATACGCGAATAAAAACTCAATTTGTATGAATGAAACGCAACTTAAGGCAGTTGATATGCTTTTTAAACTTGGATATGATTATAAATTTTATGATAAAATCATACACGCAAAAGATTATTTAATCCCTAGCGAATATGAAAAATTTAGAAATTCTTAA
- the fliQ gene encoding flagellar biosynthesis protein FliQ, giving the protein MESTLVALGVQTFKVTLMLSLPMLLAGLIAGLIISIFQATTQINEMTLSFVPKIILVVIVIIFLMPWMTTTMIDFTTNIFNQIPTFIK; this is encoded by the coding sequence ATGGAAAGTACTCTTGTGGCTCTTGGCGTACAAACCTTTAAAGTAACTTTAATGCTTTCTTTACCTATGCTTTTAGCTGGGCTTATTGCTGGGCTTATTATTAGTATTTTTCAAGCTACAACGCAAATCAATGAAATGACTCTTTCTTTTGTGCCAAAAATCATTTTAGTTGTAATTGTAATAATTTTTTTAATGCCTTGGATGACGACAACTATGATTGATTTTACTACCAATATTTTTAACCAAATTCCGACTTTTATCAAATGA
- a CDS encoding UDP-N-acetylmuramate dehydrogenase: protein MIIDFKKYSSVHIGDKFEVQILEKISDFDGFLIGGANNLLISPKPKNLAILGENFDFIEILDQNKDFIHIRIGCKTKSNKIYRFAKEKNLRGFEYLSKIPGTLGGLLKMNAGLKGECISQNLVKIATPKGEILRENIGFDYRFCPLNMPFFWAEFKLDFGFDKTKDENLKNARSNQPSGASFGSIFKNPKGDFAGRLIEAVGLKGFSRGDAMLSDKHANFLINKKNASFEDAIFLIGLARKKVFEEFGIELENEVIII from the coding sequence ATGATTATTGATTTTAAGAAATATTCCTCCGTTCACATAGGCGATAAATTTGAAGTGCAAATTTTAGAAAAAATCAGTGATTTTGATGGTTTTTTAATCGGCGGGGCAAATAATTTACTTATAAGTCCTAAGCCTAAAAATTTAGCCATTTTGGGCGAAAATTTTGATTTTATTGAAATTTTGGATCAAAACAAAGATTTTATCCATATTCGCATAGGTTGCAAAACAAAATCTAATAAAATATACCGCTTTGCAAAAGAAAAAAATCTTCGTGGTTTTGAATATCTTAGCAAAATTCCTGGCACACTTGGTGGACTTTTAAAAATGAATGCGGGACTTAAAGGGGAATGTATCAGTCAAAATTTAGTCAAAATTGCTACCCCAAAGGGTGAAATTTTACGCGAAAACATCGGTTTTGATTATCGCTTTTGTCCTTTAAATATGCCTTTTTTTTGGGCTGAATTTAAGCTTGATTTTGGCTTTGATAAAACAAAAGATGAGAATTTAAAAAATGCAAGGAGTAATCAACCAAGCGGAGCAAGTTTTGGATCTATCTTTAAAAATCCTAAAGGAGATTTTGCAGGAAGACTTATAGAAGCTGTAGGACTTAAAGGCTTTAGTAGAGGAGATGCAATGCTAAGTGATAAACACGCAAATTTTTTAATCAACAAAAAAAATGCAAGTTTTGAAGACGCGATTTTCCTTATAGGGCTTGCAAGAAAAAAGGTATTTGAAGAATTTGGCATTGAACTAGAAAACGAAGTTATCATCATTTAA